From Lentisphaera araneosa HTCC2155, the proteins below share one genomic window:
- a CDS encoding ATP-binding protein produces MYNSNKLNIQQQKIQTLEKEFLRTKETTILLNQWLMSLDLYLINRQAYIYDSLAAQSEAIQFLTTQFNVKNDLKDLSNKINRVIRLCSNVHSPGRRSLNDNEWNEIISQSDVITQDIYLPLEKHQKALSNEILNYKSKIETSQVVFKRTIFICPTIFLLFAFLMIKWSNSTIAKPIKLLKELALNEEISSDNFPYENPIELKSLAEILSKHVKDLEKAKEFAWTKAKQAEHANTRISNIMETAADAIICTDSKGQIIQMNAAFREISSVNDEAIEKGLSCYDFLDGIQFENYEFDGNEVSVKQTLLKDSKGEQIKIELSLSKFNIDDATYFTLIFRDIREREKMQQQLLQSQKLDSIGILASGIAHEINTPVQYITNYSLFLQDSYLDIMTYLEKSNNSDPSELKELYDELDIDFIKEEVPSALKGSLEGLSKVSEIVKSMKVMAHPSQAKKVSYSINSLLKEAVVLSKNQWNQFADIKMSFDEDLPEILCYPGYLSQTFLNIIINASHAIEAQINTQTIKTQGTITISTKSENNHVIIKFSDTGIGISDKIRTKVFDPFFTTKDVGVGTGQGLALSHDFIVNKHLGSIDFKSNRGQGCTFKIILPIS; encoded by the coding sequence TTGTACAATTCTAACAAACTTAATATTCAACAGCAAAAGATTCAGACTTTAGAAAAAGAATTTCTACGCACAAAAGAAACTACTATTTTACTAAACCAATGGTTGATGTCTCTCGATTTATATCTTATTAACCGTCAAGCTTATATTTATGATAGTCTTGCAGCTCAATCTGAAGCTATTCAGTTTTTAACTACACAATTTAACGTTAAGAACGACCTTAAAGATCTTAGTAATAAAATCAATAGAGTTATTAGATTATGCTCTAATGTACATAGTCCAGGCAGGCGTAGCCTAAATGATAATGAGTGGAATGAAATTATTTCTCAGAGTGATGTAATCACTCAAGATATATATTTACCTTTAGAAAAACATCAAAAAGCTCTCTCTAATGAAATTTTAAATTACAAAAGTAAAATTGAGACTAGCCAAGTAGTCTTTAAGAGGACCATATTTATTTGTCCTACCATTTTCCTGCTATTTGCATTTTTAATGATAAAATGGTCAAATAGTACAATCGCTAAGCCCATAAAATTATTAAAAGAATTAGCTCTTAATGAAGAGATTTCATCAGATAATTTCCCCTATGAAAACCCAATAGAATTAAAAAGTCTTGCCGAAATACTAAGCAAACATGTAAAGGATTTAGAAAAAGCTAAGGAATTTGCTTGGACCAAAGCTAAACAAGCTGAACATGCAAATACGCGAATTAGCAACATAATGGAAACGGCTGCCGATGCAATTATCTGTACAGATTCTAAGGGGCAAATAATTCAAATGAATGCTGCATTTAGAGAAATTAGTTCCGTGAATGATGAAGCTATCGAAAAAGGCCTTTCATGTTATGATTTTCTTGATGGAATTCAGTTTGAGAATTATGAATTTGATGGAAATGAAGTTTCAGTTAAACAAACTTTACTTAAGGACTCTAAAGGTGAGCAGATAAAAATTGAATTATCCCTTAGTAAATTTAACATTGATGATGCGACATATTTTACTTTAATATTTAGAGATATTAGAGAAAGAGAAAAAATGCAACAGCAACTACTACAATCTCAGAAATTGGATTCAATCGGCATATTGGCTTCCGGTATTGCTCACGAAATTAATACACCAGTTCAATATATAACTAATTATAGTTTGTTTTTGCAAGACTCATATTTAGATATTATGACTTACTTAGAAAAATCAAATAACTCTGATCCATCAGAACTAAAAGAACTATATGATGAACTTGATATAGACTTTATTAAAGAAGAAGTTCCTTCTGCTCTTAAGGGGAGCTTAGAAGGTTTAAGTAAAGTTAGTGAAATTGTAAAATCTATGAAAGTCATGGCACACCCATCTCAAGCGAAAAAAGTGAGTTATAGCATAAATTCTTTATTAAAGGAAGCGGTAGTTTTATCCAAAAACCAATGGAATCAATTTGCGGATATTAAAATGTCGTTTGACGAAGATTTACCAGAAATATTGTGCTATCCAGGCTATCTTTCTCAAACCTTCTTAAATATTATTATAAATGCTTCACATGCAATTGAAGCACAAATAAATACACAAACCATAAAAACTCAAGGAACTATTACTATCAGTACCAAATCCGAGAACAATCACGTTATTATAAAGTTTTCTGATACCGGCATTGGCATTAGTGATAAAATTAGAACAAAAGTTTTTGATCCATTTTTTACGACCAAAGATGTTGGAGTTGGAACAGGACAAGGCTTAGCCCTATCACATGATTTCATTGTGAATAAACATCTTGGCAGTATTGATTTTAAATCAAATAGAGGGCAAGGTTGTACATTTAAAATCATTTTACCAATCTCATAA
- a CDS encoding alpha-L-fucosidase: MKFAKFLLKLSFAAGSFAAIAAEQPNILFIMSDDHTTQGIGAYGGRLAKFNPTPTIDTLAEEGALLSNTFCTNGICTPSRASIMTGQYSAVNGAPILADSLPKEKQYLAQEMKKAGYSTAVIGKWHLHDRPDAFDYYKVLKGQGKYFDPSFFETGKKGMVKMQGHSSDCITDSVLDYLENRDKTKPFFLKYHFKAPHDMFENAPRYDSYLKDAVIPEPANMWERGNHGSIATRGHNDELIHKIGTSIGKRNPRRNMGLDLSKVFPDEAISQELSDKQYKKQAYQTYIKKYLRCVKGVDDNVKRVVDYLKKEGLYDNTVIIYTGDQGFMLGEHDYIDKRWAYEETMRMPMIIRYPKSVKAGSKYDFINENVDFAPTMLDFAGVATPEYMQGSSFKDELETGKENASTKQAAYYHYWMNMFHHDNPAHIAIRTKTHKLIMFYGSSWSNEPLTPPAWELYDLVKDPSEMNNVYDKSENVELIKQLKDQLKQMRADYKEDDKKFPFNEIIEDFWDYDEEDRRKALEISKRFAASPMKERYSADWDSLDSRPVPAWYNKAKFGIFIHWGLYSVPAFAPHGTYAEWYWNALKVKPVGKKEIKMSRHLKVNEFHNRVYGKDFGYEDFREQFTCEMFDPNQWADIFKKSGAKYVVLTAKHHDGYTLWPNKEASKSFGMPWNTVDSGPGRDLCQELGDAVRSVGGMKMGYYYSIWDWFNPYDDRIDIKKKAKYIDMKKHNKYVREVMYPQFRELVKKYKPALIFSDGDWWADDNFWQTKPLLAQLFNGAMNRDEVVINDRWGKGRGKHGGYFTTEYGSGFEGIDKPWEENRGMGHSFGFNRNEDYTQYNSTRKLVFMLVDLVSRGGNLLLNIGPTGDGRIPVVMQNRLIDMGKWLEVNGEAIYDSVVWKKACQWSEGTLPKFTASDFKSGFPIYEMTLEPKPGNAHKELYFTKKADTIYGLLPVWPDSGKIEIRDIEVSSDTKVTMLGVEGQLKFAKTAKGIEVILPQLNPTKLPCKDIFTLKVTKAK; encoded by the coding sequence ATGAAATTTGCTAAGTTTTTACTTAAACTGAGCTTTGCAGCGGGAAGTTTTGCGGCGATCGCAGCAGAGCAACCTAATATCTTGTTCATCATGTCTGATGATCACACAACACAAGGCATAGGAGCTTATGGTGGGCGCCTCGCTAAATTTAACCCCACTCCAACCATCGATACCTTAGCAGAAGAGGGTGCTTTACTCAGCAACACTTTTTGTACAAATGGTATTTGCACCCCGAGTCGGGCTTCAATTATGACCGGTCAGTATAGTGCGGTGAATGGAGCTCCCATTCTTGCGGATTCACTTCCGAAAGAAAAGCAATACCTTGCACAAGAAATGAAAAAAGCGGGCTATAGTACGGCCGTAATTGGTAAGTGGCATTTACACGATCGACCCGATGCCTTTGACTACTACAAAGTACTGAAAGGACAGGGTAAGTATTTTGATCCTAGTTTTTTTGAAACGGGTAAAAAAGGCATGGTGAAAATGCAAGGACATAGCTCAGATTGCATCACCGATTCCGTTTTAGATTATCTAGAGAATCGCGATAAAACTAAACCCTTCTTCCTTAAGTATCATTTTAAAGCACCTCATGATATGTTTGAAAATGCTCCGCGTTATGACTCCTATCTAAAGGATGCCGTCATCCCCGAACCAGCCAATATGTGGGAGCGTGGTAATCATGGCTCAATTGCTACTCGTGGTCACAATGATGAATTAATTCATAAAATTGGTACATCAATTGGCAAGCGTAACCCTCGTAGAAATATGGGTTTAGATTTGAGTAAAGTTTTTCCTGATGAAGCCATTAGTCAAGAACTAAGTGATAAACAATATAAGAAACAAGCTTACCAAACTTATATCAAAAAATATTTGCGTTGTGTCAAGGGTGTCGATGACAATGTGAAACGCGTTGTGGATTATCTTAAAAAAGAAGGTCTCTACGATAATACAGTTATTATTTACACTGGTGATCAAGGCTTTATGCTCGGTGAGCACGACTACATTGACAAACGCTGGGCTTATGAAGAGACCATGCGCATGCCGATGATTATTCGTTATCCTAAGAGTGTTAAAGCGGGTTCAAAGTACGATTTCATTAATGAGAACGTGGACTTTGCTCCCACAATGTTGGATTTTGCGGGCGTCGCAACTCCTGAATACATGCAGGGCAGCAGCTTTAAAGATGAATTGGAGACTGGAAAAGAAAACGCCAGCACAAAGCAAGCAGCTTATTACCATTATTGGATGAACATGTTCCACCATGATAACCCAGCTCATATTGCCATTCGCACAAAGACTCACAAGCTAATTATGTTCTATGGTTCATCATGGTCCAATGAGCCTCTGACACCTCCGGCATGGGAACTTTACGACTTAGTTAAGGATCCAAGTGAGATGAATAATGTTTATGATAAGTCAGAAAACGTCGAACTCATCAAGCAACTCAAAGATCAACTCAAGCAGATGCGTGCGGATTATAAAGAAGACGATAAGAAATTCCCCTTTAATGAAATTATCGAAGATTTCTGGGACTACGATGAAGAAGACCGACGCAAGGCATTAGAAATCTCTAAGAGATTTGCGGCTTCACCCATGAAAGAACGCTATAGCGCCGACTGGGATTCATTGGACTCGCGTCCAGTCCCAGCTTGGTACAATAAAGCTAAATTTGGTATTTTTATTCACTGGGGACTTTACTCAGTTCCAGCTTTTGCTCCCCATGGAACTTATGCTGAATGGTACTGGAATGCACTTAAAGTTAAGCCCGTGGGCAAGAAAGAAATCAAGATGTCTCGTCACCTCAAAGTTAACGAATTCCACAATCGCGTCTATGGCAAAGATTTTGGCTATGAAGACTTCCGCGAGCAATTCACCTGTGAAATGTTCGACCCGAATCAATGGGCCGATATCTTCAAGAAATCAGGGGCAAAATATGTTGTGTTAACTGCCAAGCACCATGATGGCTACACCCTTTGGCCCAATAAAGAAGCTAGTAAATCTTTTGGCATGCCTTGGAATACAGTTGATTCGGGGCCTGGCCGCGACCTTTGCCAAGAACTTGGTGATGCCGTGCGCTCTGTGGGTGGTATGAAGATGGGGTATTACTACTCAATCTGGGATTGGTTCAATCCATATGACGACCGCATTGATATCAAAAAGAAAGCTAAATATATTGACATGAAAAAGCATAATAAATATGTACGTGAAGTCATGTATCCACAATTTCGTGAGCTCGTGAAAAAATATAAACCAGCGCTCATTTTCTCGGATGGTGATTGGTGGGCTGATGACAACTTTTGGCAAACTAAACCACTCCTAGCTCAATTATTTAATGGAGCCATGAATCGTGATGAAGTGGTTATTAACGATCGTTGGGGCAAGGGTCGCGGTAAGCATGGTGGCTATTTTACCACGGAGTATGGTTCGGGTTTCGAGGGCATTGATAAGCCTTGGGAAGAAAACCGTGGCATGGGCCATTCCTTTGGTTTCAACCGCAACGAAGATTACACTCAGTATAATAGCACTCGTAAGCTCGTTTTTATGCTCGTTGACCTCGTAAGTCGCGGTGGTAACTTACTTCTCAATATTGGTCCAACAGGTGATGGCCGTATTCCAGTTGTTATGCAAAATCGTTTAATTGATATGGGCAAATGGTTAGAAGTAAATGGTGAAGCTATTTATGATAGCGTTGTTTGGAAAAAGGCTTGCCAATGGAGTGAAGGAACACTACCCAAATTCACTGCATCTGATTTTAAATCCGGTTTCCCAATCTATGAAATGACCCTAGAACCTAAGCCCGGCAATGCCCACAAAGAGCTCTATTTCACTAAGAAAGCAGATACAATTTACGGGCTTCTTCCCGTCTGGCCAGATAGTGGTAAGATTGAGATCCGCGATATTGAAGTAAGCTCTGATACAAAAGTGACCATGCTTGGTGTAGAAGGACAACTTAAATTTGCCAAGACCGCTAAGGGCATTGAAGTTATCCTTCCTCAACTGAACCCAACTAAACTACCCTGTAAGGATATTTTCACACTGAAAGTGACGAAAGCTAAATAA
- a CDS encoding RNA polymerase sigma factor, whose amino-acid sequence MEDVYKTRQTLIQKVKNQHDENAWEEFLQVYNKYIYAIIRGSGLNKDDAGDIMQDILLRLWNRLPEMDEGEIRRFRSYLATITKNCITDFLRKKMRHKGKLEHVADKAVDLHSSELPEIDEIATREWENYLTNQALKNIAPAFSGKAIEAFKLTVQGKELEEIATILDIQSQSVYRLRGRVKAKLIEEVARLRKELE is encoded by the coding sequence ATGGAAGACGTCTACAAAACTCGTCAAACACTCATTCAAAAAGTCAAAAACCAACACGACGAAAATGCATGGGAAGAATTCCTTCAGGTCTATAACAAATACATCTATGCCATTATTCGTGGTTCCGGCTTAAACAAAGATGACGCTGGCGATATCATGCAGGATATACTCTTGCGTTTATGGAATCGCCTTCCCGAAATGGATGAAGGTGAGATTCGTCGTTTTAGAAGTTATTTAGCAACAATCACAAAAAATTGTATAACTGACTTTTTGCGTAAAAAGATGCGCCATAAAGGCAAGCTTGAACACGTTGCGGATAAGGCAGTTGATCTGCACAGCAGTGAACTCCCCGAAATTGATGAAATCGCCACTCGAGAATGGGAAAACTACCTGACGAACCAGGCACTGAAAAATATTGCCCCAGCTTTTTCCGGCAAGGCAATCGAAGCTTTCAAGCTTACAGTCCAGGGAAAAGAATTAGAGGAGATTGCCACCATTCTCGATATTCAAAGTCAATCGGTTTATCGTTTGAGAGGTCGTGTAAAGGCGAAGCTGATCGAGGAAGTCGCTCGTCTCAGAAAAGAACTCGAGTAA
- a CDS encoding DUF1592 domain-containing protein, whose protein sequence is MKYIFIISLLTCFTGFSSEQNTHIKAEVLKPFLETYCISCHGEEKQKGDVRLDQLFSKKADGSESINLASEEVLYNLGDILDQLHLGEMPPKKADKHPSSSEVKDITDYLSTSLLALEESKKKSGTVMRRLTIQEYKNTVRDLLGIDTELLDYTKKFPADSDVHGLKNIGESQFMSEVHLDAYLDAAKKYLEIAFQFGPRREAKVTSLKPEDWGLDKKTNGDWVFKFNNQDQFIDIGSGSRLLSDKNSLATAPKKLIYRRHHIRSGYYKVRLSAAAINRLTHPYDPKMIPCDLSEPMQLGIYVADSHVGISPSGEANRKLVKVYELTDNHKSDYEFTLWLNKGEFLFFNWQNGPSISDSWMRYVVAKYHDDITYSAKQGAHRYTITGKNAVPGRMVSESWKGPVIRMHSLELEGPLDNLPTANDRFLAGQRSNLFIAKGIKDFAEKAYRRPLKEGEMDPYITMARSLIADKRKSMREAFIMTMQAIMVSRDFLYLTEDQQEGDKINSYQMASRLSYALWGSIPDEELLDLAKKDQLDDKEIMRAQVKRMLRNPKANYFTKAFSDSWLQLSKLGIMAPDKKKFFNYYRDDLERLMKKESYMYFDHILTNNLPIAEFIDSNYSFLNKPLAELYGVPGIDQSNFRKVQFSEKSQRGGLMGQAGILTVTANGVDTSPVIRGVWILENILGTPPAPPPPDVEALEPDIRGAKTLRERLSKHRDVETCADCHAKIDPYGFPLEYYDPIGEYRHQYNKNYWIPRKNLKVKHKGKKIDGHSMLPNGDEVHDLKSLKESLVKRQDLIARKLAFKLLQYSTGRHLTLKDKHELKIILNQSAENKYRFHDLLLEVLSSDSLSRK, encoded by the coding sequence ATGAAATACATTTTTATAATCAGCCTTCTTACATGTTTTACAGGCTTTTCTAGTGAACAGAATACTCATATTAAGGCAGAAGTCCTCAAGCCTTTCCTAGAGACTTATTGCATAAGTTGTCATGGAGAAGAAAAGCAAAAGGGCGATGTCCGACTCGATCAACTCTTCAGCAAAAAAGCTGATGGAAGCGAGAGTATTAATTTAGCCTCAGAAGAAGTCCTCTATAATTTAGGCGATATACTCGACCAACTTCACCTAGGAGAAATGCCGCCCAAGAAAGCTGATAAGCATCCTAGTTCTAGTGAAGTTAAAGATATAACAGATTATTTGAGCACAAGCTTATTGGCATTAGAAGAGAGCAAAAAGAAATCGGGCACGGTGATGCGACGCCTCACTATTCAAGAATATAAAAATACTGTCCGAGACTTACTTGGTATTGATACTGAATTACTTGACTACACCAAAAAATTCCCTGCAGACTCTGATGTTCATGGCTTAAAGAATATCGGAGAAAGTCAGTTCATGTCTGAAGTCCATTTAGACGCCTATTTAGATGCCGCCAAAAAGTACCTGGAAATTGCTTTTCAGTTTGGTCCGCGACGAGAAGCCAAAGTCACTTCTCTAAAACCCGAAGATTGGGGCTTAGATAAAAAAACTAATGGCGATTGGGTTTTTAAGTTCAATAATCAAGATCAATTCATTGATATAGGTTCGGGTTCACGCTTACTTTCAGATAAAAATTCTCTAGCAACGGCACCAAAGAAACTTATTTATCGACGCCATCATATTCGCTCGGGTTATTATAAAGTTCGATTAAGTGCTGCTGCAATTAATCGTTTAACTCATCCCTACGACCCCAAAATGATTCCTTGTGATTTATCCGAGCCCATGCAGCTCGGCATTTATGTGGCTGACTCCCATGTAGGAATCAGTCCTTCTGGTGAAGCGAACCGTAAATTAGTAAAAGTTTATGAACTCACTGATAATCATAAATCTGACTATGAATTTACCCTTTGGCTCAACAAGGGCGAATTCCTGTTTTTTAACTGGCAGAATGGACCGAGTATATCTGATAGTTGGATGCGTTATGTGGTGGCAAAGTATCATGACGATATAACTTATTCAGCAAAGCAGGGGGCTCACCGCTACACCATTACGGGGAAAAATGCTGTGCCTGGACGAATGGTTTCCGAATCTTGGAAGGGACCCGTGATTCGTATGCATAGCTTAGAACTCGAAGGACCCTTAGATAACTTACCCACCGCCAATGATCGCTTTTTAGCTGGTCAGCGTAGCAATCTATTTATCGCTAAGGGAATAAAAGACTTTGCAGAAAAAGCTTATCGTCGACCACTAAAAGAGGGTGAAATGGATCCCTATATCACGATGGCACGTAGTTTGATAGCTGATAAAAGAAAATCAATGCGTGAAGCCTTCATCATGACCATGCAAGCGATCATGGTTTCTCGTGATTTCCTCTACCTCACGGAAGATCAACAAGAGGGCGATAAGATCAACTCTTATCAAATGGCGAGTCGTCTTTCCTATGCTTTGTGGGGTTCTATTCCCGATGAAGAACTTTTAGATTTAGCCAAAAAAGACCAACTAGATGATAAAGAGATCATGAGAGCTCAAGTCAAGAGAATGTTACGAAATCCCAAAGCCAACTATTTCACTAAGGCTTTCTCTGATTCTTGGCTACAACTATCAAAGCTCGGTATCATGGCCCCAGATAAGAAAAAGTTCTTTAATTATTACCGTGATGATCTTGAGCGACTCATGAAAAAAGAAAGTTATATGTACTTTGATCACATCTTAACAAATAACCTTCCTATAGCCGAGTTTATTGACTCTAATTATAGCTTCCTCAATAAACCATTGGCCGAGCTCTATGGCGTTCCTGGAATAGATCAATCAAATTTCAGAAAAGTGCAGTTTTCTGAAAAGAGTCAACGCGGTGGACTTATGGGACAAGCGGGTATTTTGACCGTTACGGCTAATGGCGTTGATACCTCGCCCGTCATTCGAGGGGTATGGATATTAGAAAATATACTCGGTACTCCACCTGCACCTCCTCCCCCTGATGTTGAAGCTCTAGAGCCGGACATACGTGGTGCCAAGACTTTGCGCGAGCGTTTATCAAAACATCGCGATGTTGAAACCTGTGCTGATTGCCATGCCAAGATTGATCCCTATGGCTTTCCTCTAGAATATTATGATCCCATTGGAGAGTACCGCCATCAGTACAATAAAAATTATTGGATTCCTCGGAAAAACCTCAAGGTCAAACATAAGGGCAAGAAAATCGATGGGCATTCTATGCTTCCGAATGGTGATGAAGTCCACGATTTAAAAAGTTTGAAAGAATCGCTCGTTAAACGGCAAGATCTTATTGCTCGCAAATTAGCGTTCAAATTATTACAGTATTCAACGGGTCGTCATTTGACCCTGAAGGATAAGCATGAGCTGAAGATAATTTTAAATCAGAGTGCGGAAAATAAGTACCGTTTTCATGACTTACTTTTAGAGGTATTGAGCTCGGATTCTCTTAGTAGGAAGTAG
- a CDS encoding DUF1552 domain-containing protein: MNIKKYTPIDRRTFLKGAGGVALSLPLLESMAASEEDLSSPTRMICGAVFYGLMPKFFNPVEVGKDYQLTPLLQPLSQHKQDMTVFSGLDHNMGGGHHSTRYFLNGIQISQAAAFEQGNISVDQKAANFIGTQTRYPSLVLGATSNDFNLISWSENSIPKAQVTKVSELHRKLFSQLGPRQKAKFEKSLNDKNSILDLVRQDARKHQDKFSKADKEKLDQYFTSIRELEKRAKQSRNWLDKPKPSTDYVLSDEVDSLDIAQRMKYYYDLMVLALQTDSTRVISLSFSALGPNYGGFTGVSHDYHSLSHHGNVPETMEELLIIEKAYMEGFAYFLDKLKQIKEPSGKTLFDSTMSLFGCGMSSGNSHSNRNLPVVLAGGGFKHGEHKKYARSNGRSVELNNLYLSMLQKFGLKIDKFNTSTGTLKGLEWT, translated from the coding sequence ATGAATATTAAAAAATATACGCCCATAGATCGTCGAACTTTCCTCAAAGGAGCTGGGGGCGTCGCTCTGTCCTTACCTTTATTGGAATCGATGGCCGCCTCAGAAGAAGATCTAAGTTCACCAACACGCATGATTTGTGGCGCTGTATTTTATGGTTTAATGCCGAAGTTTTTTAATCCTGTTGAAGTGGGAAAGGATTATCAACTGACGCCTTTATTACAACCTTTATCTCAGCACAAACAAGACATGACAGTCTTTAGCGGTTTGGATCACAATATGGGTGGTGGGCATCACAGTACACGCTATTTCCTCAATGGCATTCAAATCTCTCAGGCAGCTGCTTTCGAACAGGGCAATATTTCAGTGGATCAGAAAGCGGCAAACTTCATAGGTACACAAACGCGTTACCCCTCATTAGTTTTAGGTGCCACAAGCAATGACTTTAATTTAATCTCTTGGTCAGAAAATAGTATTCCAAAGGCTCAAGTTACTAAGGTATCTGAGCTCCATAGAAAACTGTTTAGCCAACTAGGACCTCGTCAAAAAGCGAAATTTGAAAAGAGTTTGAATGACAAAAACTCAATTTTAGATCTCGTTCGTCAGGATGCCCGCAAACATCAGGATAAATTCAGCAAGGCTGATAAAGAAAAACTGGATCAATACTTCACTTCCATTCGCGAGTTAGAGAAAAGAGCTAAACAATCACGCAATTGGCTAGATAAACCCAAGCCAAGTACGGATTATGTTTTATCTGACGAGGTTGATTCTTTAGATATTGCTCAGCGTATGAAGTATTATTATGACCTCATGGTTTTAGCTTTACAGACTGATTCAACTCGAGTGATTTCTTTGAGTTTCTCTGCTTTGGGACCAAATTATGGTGGCTTCACTGGTGTAAGTCACGACTACCATAGCTTATCCCATCACGGGAATGTTCCAGAGACCATGGAGGAGTTATTAATTATCGAAAAGGCATATATGGAAGGCTTCGCTTATTTTCTCGACAAGCTGAAGCAAATTAAGGAACCTTCGGGCAAAACTTTGTTTGATTCAACTATGTCGCTCTTTGGCTGTGGCATGAGTAGCGGCAATTCTCATAGCAACCGCAACTTACCTGTTGTTCTTGCTGGTGGGGGTTTTAAACATGGTGAACATAAAAAATATGCGCGCAGTAATGGTCGCTCAGTCGAATTAAATAATTTGTATTTATCCATGCTACAAAAATTTGGACTCAAAATAGATAAGTTCAATACTTCCACAGGAACTCTAAAAGGTCTGGAGTGGACTTAA
- a CDS encoding sulfatase-like hydrolase/transferase encodes MKRFFYLLAIFNCVLLAAEKPNILFIFADDQAYETIGNQTECQTPHLDKLMNAGVNFTHAYNMGAWNGAVCAASRAMLNSGTFVNRAQKGIRQYPHWSELMSNAGYKTYMTGKWHVPGAPRFDVVKDPRPGMPKQTEEGYNRPLNPEAYAKGWKPWDKSKGGFWEGGVHWTEIVTNHGIDFIDEAKNDDKPFFMYIAYNAPHDPRQAPKEFVDMYPLESISVPENFLAEYPDKELIGCGPLQRDARLAPFPRTEYAVKVNRQEYFACISYMDAEIGRLLKALADSGQADNTIVIFTADHGLAVGRHGFIGKQNMYDHSVRVPFLISGPGIKKAQKISSPIYLQDAMATSLDLAEINPPKHIEFKSLLPLIRGERKVQYERIYGKYIDHQRMITKGDWKYIVYPHAKREILYNLQKDPKELQDLSNKPEYASILASLKKDLKVLQKEMGDDFDIENPLPFWDPTIKKNKKRSGSH; translated from the coding sequence ATGAAACGCTTTTTTTATCTTCTAGCTATATTTAACTGTGTCTTGCTAGCGGCAGAGAAACCCAACATTTTATTTATTTTTGCAGATGACCAAGCTTACGAAACCATAGGTAATCAGACGGAATGCCAAACCCCGCATCTCGATAAGTTAATGAACGCAGGAGTGAACTTTACCCACGCTTATAATATGGGGGCATGGAATGGTGCCGTTTGTGCTGCGAGTCGTGCCATGTTGAACTCAGGAACATTTGTCAACAGGGCGCAGAAGGGGATTCGGCAATACCCCCATTGGTCAGAACTCATGTCTAATGCGGGTTATAAAACTTACATGACGGGGAAATGGCATGTTCCGGGTGCACCTCGTTTTGATGTGGTCAAAGATCCACGACCTGGAATGCCGAAACAAACTGAAGAGGGCTACAACCGTCCCTTAAACCCCGAAGCTTATGCAAAGGGCTGGAAACCCTGGGATAAGTCTAAAGGCGGCTTTTGGGAGGGGGGTGTACATTGGACAGAAATTGTCACCAATCATGGTATTGACTTTATTGATGAAGCCAAAAATGATGACAAACCATTCTTTATGTATATCGCTTATAATGCTCCCCATGACCCTAGACAAGCTCCCAAAGAATTTGTGGATATGTACCCCTTGGAGTCAATTTCTGTACCAGAAAATTTCTTAGCTGAATATCCGGATAAAGAGCTGATTGGCTGTGGACCGCTGCAGCGTGATGCACGCCTAGCACCCTTTCCTAGAACTGAGTATGCAGTGAAAGTCAATCGCCAGGAATACTTTGCCTGCATTAGCTACATGGATGCTGAAATTGGAAGGCTACTAAAAGCCTTAGCGGATTCGGGTCAGGCAGATAATACCATTGTGATTTTTACTGCAGATCATGGCTTAGCCGTAGGACGTCATGGCTTTATTGGCAAGCAAAATATGTATGATCATAGTGTTCGCGTTCCCTTTCTAATTTCGGGGCCTGGAATCAAAAAAGCTCAAAAAATATCAAGTCCAATTTACCTCCAAGACGCCATGGCCACATCTCTTGACTTAGCGGAAATTAATCCACCTAAGCATATCGAGTTTAAAAGTCTGTTGCCCCTCATTCGCGGAGAGCGCAAAGTTCAATACGAGCGTATTTACGGGAAATATATTGATCATCAACGCATGATCACGAAAGGCGACTGGAAATACATCGTTTACCCTCATGCCAAGAGAGAGATTTTATATAATCTCCAGAAAGATCCCAAAGAATTACAGGACCTCTCCAATAAGCCTGAGTATGCCTCTATATTGGCAAGTCTTAAAAAAGACTTAAAAGTCTTACAGAAAGAAATGGGAGACGATTTTGATATCGAAAATCCACTACCTTTCTGGGATCCCACGATCAAGAAAAACAAAAAGCGTTCGGGAAGTCATTAG